Below is a genomic region from Bacillus mycoides.
TCTTGATCCCCACATATTATATATCCTTTTATGCTTTTATCATGCAATATTCCAATCATCTCTTCCCATTCTTCCATTTCCGGAAGCCACGGTGCCACAAAAATAAAACCGTTCACTTCTATTTCACCTTGTAACATGGAATGTAACGCTACTCTTGCCCCAGCAGAAAAGCCACCAATAATAATATTCCCAAATGTTTTATTCACTTTAATCTTATTGTAATGTCCTTTTAACTCATCTCTTCCTCTTTCGATATTATCCCACACATATCCATCTGAAAATTGAATTTGGGAAGATTGAGGCAATGCTAGCATAAAACCTTGTTCCATTACAGAGTTCCAATATGGTTCTATTATTTGTATATTTTCTTGATCCCCATGCAGTGTTATTAGTAGATTTTCAGTTTGTTTGCTGTATTTATATTTCACGTCTGCTTGTTCCGATTTCTTTGCTAATTCTTCTCTTTCTTTACATAATTGAACCATTCTATGAAACTCTTCAAATTTATGTAGTGGTTTTAAATCATCATCGGAAATTAAATACTCACTTCCGTACCAAAATCCATTTTCTATAATTGCTTTCTTCATTAAATGCAACGCTTCTTCTTCAAGTCCTGCTGCACTTGCTAATGCATATTTAAAATTATATATTTGTGCTTCATTACCCATTACATCTTTAGCATTATTCATTATATAAGAATACGCTTCAAAACTTCCTTTATTTGCATAACAATGTAACGTTTCATTTAATAACTTAATATAAGTCATATTATTTTCCATATAGGAATTCCCCCGTAACCTTTTATAATAATTGCTTCTCCAGTCTTCCTATCATTCTAGGGTCACGGTATAAGTAGTTAAATTCTACAATTCAACTTAATAATACCTGATTCTCAGAATGATATTTAATAGTTAATGTATGTATACGCATAATACACCACTCCTTCCTATCCACTAGTTGTAGTATAAAGTTAAATAAACTGAAAAATCAATATTTTAATTAAAAAAAGACAACAATAATATTATTGTTGTTCTCATAACATCTGCCCACTATTCTTTTTTTTCTTATCTGGTTTACTTGAAACTAAATAATGCTTTTCTGAAATATATAAGTTTCTTTTTAATATACGATTTAAATATGGTCCTAGCTTCACTCTGCATATGAGGCGATCTTCGCTATCTTCAACAATTGGGAACATTTCTTTTTCTGTTACATATTGATCTACGGCCTTTTGTACGATATCAATTTCTTTAACTAGGTTTAAATTTTCTTCTGTATGTTCAAATACTTCAAGCGTTTCCTTCGTTATCAGAAAAAAATTTGTTGGAAATGCAGGTAAATAGGGCTTTAACAAATCATAATTTACTGTGTAATCATCATTTACTAAAACTGTATAAACGATATTAGCATTCGTTTCTAGAAACTTCGCCATCGCTTGTTCTAATTCATCTTTCGTAATTTCCCTATCTTCTTTTCCAGTTCTGAAAAAGCGAAACATTGTATCGCCTCCTTTTTACTATATTATAGCATAAAAGAAAACTGAAAAATTATAAAAAACTCTATTGAAAGAATTTTTCAACAGAGTTTTTCTTTAATCCATTTATGTTTATTTTAAGAATGCACTTAACATCCATACGTGTTGTTCTAATGTCGTATGAATTGCTAATAGCATATCAGCCGATGTTTCATCATCAGCTTCATCAGCTACTTCCATACCTTCTTTTAATTCTTGAATAAGTGCAGAAAAATCGTTTACTAAAATTTGCACCATTTCTTCTGCAGACTCTTTGCTTGTCCCTTCGATTACAGTTGAAGTTGCTAAATACTCTTTCATTGTCGCTAACGGTTTTCCTTCTAACGCTAAAATACGCTCTGCTAACTCATCAATGTATGTTCCTGCTTCATTATAAAACTCTTCAAATTTCTCATGTAATGTAAAGAAGTGCGGTCCTGTCACATACCAATGATAATTATGCAGTTTGACATATAATACATTCCAGTTTGCTACCTGCTTGTTTAATACTTCAACAACATTCGTTTTCGTACTCATACAATCCACTCCTCTTATCATGTTACTATCTTTTAATGACCTAACTTCATTTTACCATACATTCCCTATTCTTTTGAATGAACAGCTTATATGTAACAAAGTTTTAACAACCTTAATATTTCCCTAATATCATATAATTCATGTACCCTTTCAACTACTTCATATGTCTAATTGTCCAAGCTCACACATATGCATAATAGTAAGTCAAGCTCATCATAGAAGAAAGAGGGATAACATGGACAATCAACAATGGCAAGTAGCAAAGAAAGTCGCTGCTACTTATATCGGAACGGTCGTTGGAGCTGGATTTGCTACTGGGCGCGAAATTGTTGAATTTTTTACAGTTAACGGATTTTACGGAACCATTGGCATATGTATAAGTGGATTTTTTTTTATTTGGCTCGGCACAAAGATGATGTTACTTTCATCACAAATAGGGGCATTCTCAGCTCAAGAATTCAACAAATATTTATTTGGGGATGTATTTGGAAATGTCGTAAACACATTACTATTACTCGTATTATTTGGTGTAACGAGCGTTATGTTATCAGGAGCCGGTGCAGTATTTGAAGAACAACTCCGCCTCCCGAGACAACTTGGTATTTTCATCACGGTCATCGCCTGTCTCATTATTGGGAGCCGGGGATTACAAGGTGTTTTTGAAGTAAATACGCTTGTCGTACCTATTATGATGATCTTTATTATCGGACTCGCTATTACAACCTTTTTCCATAGTACAACACCTATTAGTAATACTATTCCTGCAGAGAGCTGGAATATGAAGTGGATTACTAGCCCTATTACATATGTCGCTTTAAATCTTTCGCTCGCCCAAAGCGTTCTCGTCCCGTTAGCCAGTGAAGTAAAAGATCGAAAAGCCATTTTGTGGGGTGGAATTTTAGGTGGTACAGGACTTTCTTTAATTTTATTATGCAGCCATTTAGCTATCTTATCAGTCGACCAATTTTATCAATACAATATCCCAATGGCTGAAGTCATAAGAAGATTTAATGCAACTTTTCACTTTTTCTTTGTTCTTATTATTTTCGGTGAAGTGTTCACAACTTTAGTTGGTAATGTGTTCGGGATGACAAAACAAATGCAATCCATTACCGGATGGAAAAGTAATAACATTATTTACTTCATATTACTAATTAGTTATTGCTTTAGTTTCATTGGATATAGTGAATTACTTCATATTCTATACCCTATTATCGGTTGGGTGAGCATCATTTTACTACCGATTATTGCCTTTAAACAACTTCAAAAAACATAAAAAAACATCCGTGTATACGGATGTTTTTCATCTTCATTCACAGTCTTCACATACTTCCCAGTACGGCCCCATTTCTACTGCAAGATATGGCTTTAATTGCAAACGAATCATTCGACTTGGCATGCGTTCCAATACGAATTGAATGCCTTCTTCCTCTTCATCCAACTCAACTTTTGAAATAGCAATTCTTTGCATAGTAGTAATAGGGCTTCCATCTTTATATAAAGTGATTTTCACCTCATCATACTCATTAAAATACAATTCAACATTCATTTGCTTTTTTAACATTTCATCAACAATTTCATAATTATCATTTTGTTCCTGGATTATATATTTCCAGCCGCCTCTATCTAATTTTATCGGAGCAGCTTGGAATAATGTCATCAAATCCTCGTATAGCATAAGATAACCCCTCTCTTACTAAAAAACGATGAGTATTTTATATACCCTTTATCTCTATCACTATCCATGTTTATTGTACCATATATCACGAATCTTACTGCATTCATTTGCTTTATAAACACATACAAAACATATAGTATTTTCAGTTCACTCTCTATTCACTAATACGTCCTCTTACTGATAACTTATCACTTTCCTTATTTCCTACACACTACTTATAACTCTTAAAAAACCACAAAAAAGAAGAGTAATTTATATCACTCTCCTCATAAGACTTTTCCTGTAGCTGCTAATGCTAACACTATAATTAAACTTGCAAATAATAGTGATACAATTAAACTAAAAATCGGTAATATTTTCTTTTCATTCTTCTTAAATAATAACCTTAAACTAAGAATGATATTTAATGGAACAAATATAAAATAAAAGTATTTAACGATTTGTAATGAGCTATTTGAAAGTGTTTTAAATACAAACACTTCAATTAAAAAAGCAACAAAGAATAAAATGCTTAACCAAAACGAGACATAGCTAAGCCAAGAATGTCTTTTCGTTCCCCAATACACTCCCATACTGATCTCCTTTAAACGTAGTCTATATTATATTAATTATACACCCGCTTAACAAATTCCTCTATTTTTCGACAAACATTAAATACATTGAACCTCTAATCCGTTTATCAGCTAAAAGACTGTCTCTAATAGCACTAATGCTATTTTGAGACAGCCTCCCCTTTTTATACTTTAAATCTTTCAATTAATACTTGTAACTCTTCAGCCATTTGAGATAGTGTACCAGCCGCAGAACCAATTTCTTCCATAGAAGCTAACTGCTCCTCAGCTGACGCTGCAACACTTTGTGTACTCGTCGCATTATTTTGTGCCGTCATAGCAATTTGACCAACCGAAATAGATACTTCATTTGCACCTTTTGACATCCCATTAGCTGTTTCAACCATCGTTTTAATTTGGTCAGCAATTTCATTTGTAGATTGTAAAATTTCAGTGAAATTTTGTTTTGTTTCATTTGCGATAACAAGTCCAGATTGCACTTCTTCATTTACATTATTCATAGATTTTACTGTCTTACTCATATCATCTTGTATTTCACAAATTAATTTACTAATTT
It encodes:
- a CDS encoding alpha/beta hydrolase, producing MENNMTYIKLLNETLHCYANKGSFEAYSYIMNNAKDVMGNEAQIYNFKYALASAAGLEEEALHLMKKAIIENGFWYGSEYLISDDDLKPLHKFEEFHRMVQLCKEREELAKKSEQADVKYKYSKQTENLLITLHGDQENIQIIEPYWNSVMEQGFMLALPQSSQIQFSDGYVWDNIERGRDELKGHYNKIKVNKTFGNIIIGGFSAGARVALHSMLQGEIEVNGFIFVAPWLPEMEEWEEMIGILHDKSIKGYIICGDQDEDCFEGTQQFVTLLKDKNIEHKYKVVPNLNHDYPHNFDELLKEAIEYIGSKNN
- a CDS encoding DUF3939 domain-containing protein; translation: MFRFFRTGKEDREITKDELEQAMAKFLETNANIVYTVLVNDDYTVNYDLLKPYLPAFPTNFFLITKETLEVFEHTEENLNLVKEIDIVQKAVDQYVTEKEMFPIVEDSEDRLICRVKLGPYLNRILKRNLYISEKHYLVSSKPDKKKKNSGQML
- a CDS encoding Dps family protein, with the protein product MSTKTNVVEVLNKQVANWNVLYVKLHNYHWYVTGPHFFTLHEKFEEFYNEAGTYIDELAERILALEGKPLATMKEYLATSTVIEGTSKESAEEMVQILVNDFSALIQELKEGMEVADEADDETSADMLLAIHTTLEQHVWMLSAFLK
- a CDS encoding GerAB/ArcD/ProY family transporter, translating into MDNQQWQVAKKVAATYIGTVVGAGFATGREIVEFFTVNGFYGTIGICISGFFFIWLGTKMMLLSSQIGAFSAQEFNKYLFGDVFGNVVNTLLLLVLFGVTSVMLSGAGAVFEEQLRLPRQLGIFITVIACLIIGSRGLQGVFEVNTLVVPIMMIFIIGLAITTFFHSTTPISNTIPAESWNMKWITSPITYVALNLSLAQSVLVPLASEVKDRKAILWGGILGGTGLSLILLCSHLAILSVDQFYQYNIPMAEVIRRFNATFHFFFVLIIFGEVFTTLVGNVFGMTKQMQSITGWKSNNIIYFILLISYCFSFIGYSELLHILYPIIGWVSIILLPIIAFKQLQKT
- a CDS encoding DUF3979 family protein, coding for MLYEDLMTLFQAAPIKLDRGGWKYIIQEQNDNYEIVDEMLKKQMNVELYFNEYDEVKITLYKDGSPITTMQRIAISKVELDEEEEGIQFVLERMPSRMIRLQLKPYLAVEMGPYWEVCEDCE